The Allocatelliglobosispora scoriae genome contains a region encoding:
- a CDS encoding GNAT family N-acetyltransferase, which translates to MHIRAKTDSDAAACLDLLMRVHAADGYPLHTAPDRVAAYLAEGDEVAAWVAEHDGRVVGHVALHCPPADPTFEVVERATGLPAAKLALVARLFTAPELRRSGVGRTLLRHTAAQAPMLGRRAVLDVGQTLHSAVALYEAEGWSRVGELRLPLAPDSTLDLWVYMSPAPPSS; encoded by the coding sequence GTGCATATCCGGGCGAAGACCGACAGCGACGCCGCCGCCTGCCTCGACCTGCTGATGCGGGTGCATGCGGCGGACGGCTACCCGCTGCACACGGCCCCCGACCGGGTGGCCGCCTATCTCGCCGAGGGCGACGAGGTCGCGGCCTGGGTCGCGGAGCACGACGGTCGCGTCGTCGGGCACGTCGCCCTGCACTGCCCGCCGGCCGACCCGACGTTCGAGGTCGTGGAGCGGGCCACCGGGCTGCCTGCGGCAAAACTCGCGCTGGTGGCGCGCCTGTTCACTGCGCCCGAGCTGCGCCGGTCGGGCGTCGGCCGGACCCTGCTGCGGCACACGGCCGCACAGGCACCGATGCTGGGGCGGCGTGCGGTCCTCGATGTCGGCCAGACGCTGCACTCCGCCGTGGCACTCTACGAGGCCGAGGGCTGGAGCCGCGTCGGCGAGCTGCGCCTGCCCCTCGCCCCGGACAGCACGCTCGACCTGTGGGTCTACATGAGCCCGGCGCCACCCAGCTCTTGA
- the glgX gene encoding glycogen debranching protein GlgX — MQIWPGRRYPLGATYDGTGTNFAVFSELAESVELCLFDDTGLERRITLPEVDAHVWHAYVPGVEPGQRYGYRVHGAYDPGQGKRCNPHKLLIDPYAKAIDGDVRWDPAVYDYDLDEPGRMSTADSAAFVPKSVVVNPYFDWGNDRPPQTPYHRSMIYEAHVKGLTQQHPGIPAELRGTYAGVAHPAMIDYLKSLGVTAIELMPVHHFVHDHRLADLGMANYWGYNTIGFFAPYHGYSAMGSRGQQAQEFRGMVKALHAAGIEVILDVVYNHTAEGNHLGPTLAFKGIDNPTYYRLDPDQPERYVDYTGTGNSLNVRSPHSLQLIMDSLRYWVQEMHVDGFRFDLAATLAREFYEVDRLATFFEVVQQDPVVGQVKLIAEPWDVGPGGYQVGNFPPNWTEWNGKYRDTVRDFWRGEPATLAEFASRITGSPDLYLDDGRKPFHSINFVTCHDGFTLADLVSYTEKSNWANGEENRDGEGHNRSWNCGIEGPTDDPGVLALRARHQRNLLATLLLSQGVPMIGHGDELGRTQRGNNNGYCQDNELTWIDWDGIDDELLDFVRTLTAFRARHQVFLRRRFFTGLPVHSRSAGSPVPDLAWFTPDGREMTGDDWGNDFGRAVLLFVNGDGIGERNQYGQRHRDDSFLLCFNAHHDPLEFHAPPVDYGHEWRRVISTAESDPLDQQTVEADKAITVPQHSLIVLERISR, encoded by the coding sequence ATGCAGATCTGGCCGGGACGGCGATACCCCCTGGGCGCGACCTATGACGGGACCGGCACCAACTTCGCGGTCTTCTCCGAGCTCGCCGAGAGCGTGGAGCTGTGCCTCTTCGACGACACCGGCCTGGAGCGGCGGATCACGCTGCCCGAGGTCGACGCCCACGTCTGGCACGCCTACGTGCCGGGTGTCGAGCCCGGCCAGCGCTACGGCTACCGGGTCCACGGCGCCTACGACCCCGGCCAGGGAAAACGCTGCAACCCGCACAAGCTGCTCATCGACCCCTATGCCAAGGCGATCGACGGTGATGTCCGGTGGGACCCGGCGGTCTACGACTACGACCTCGACGAGCCCGGCCGGATGTCGACCGCCGACTCAGCGGCTTTCGTGCCGAAGTCCGTCGTGGTCAACCCGTACTTCGACTGGGGCAACGACCGCCCGCCGCAGACCCCCTACCACCGGTCGATGATCTATGAGGCCCACGTCAAGGGACTCACTCAGCAGCACCCGGGAATCCCGGCGGAGCTGCGCGGCACCTACGCCGGCGTCGCCCACCCGGCGATGATCGACTATCTGAAGTCGCTCGGCGTCACCGCGATCGAGCTGATGCCGGTGCACCACTTCGTGCACGACCACCGCCTCGCCGACCTGGGGATGGCGAACTACTGGGGCTACAACACCATCGGGTTCTTCGCGCCCTACCACGGCTATTCGGCGATGGGCAGCCGCGGCCAGCAGGCGCAGGAGTTCCGGGGCATGGTCAAGGCCCTGCACGCCGCCGGGATCGAGGTGATCCTCGACGTGGTCTACAACCACACCGCCGAGGGCAACCACCTCGGGCCGACGCTGGCGTTCAAGGGCATCGACAACCCCACCTACTACCGCCTCGACCCCGACCAGCCCGAGCGGTACGTCGACTACACCGGCACCGGCAACAGCCTCAACGTCCGCAGCCCGCACTCGCTGCAGCTGATCATGGATTCGCTGCGCTACTGGGTGCAGGAGATGCACGTCGACGGGTTCCGCTTCGACCTCGCCGCCACGCTGGCCCGCGAGTTCTACGAGGTGGACCGGCTCGCCACCTTCTTCGAGGTGGTGCAGCAGGACCCGGTCGTCGGCCAGGTGAAGCTCATCGCCGAACCGTGGGACGTCGGCCCCGGCGGCTACCAGGTCGGCAACTTCCCGCCCAACTGGACCGAGTGGAACGGCAAATACCGCGACACCGTCCGCGACTTCTGGCGTGGCGAACCGGCCACGCTCGCCGAGTTCGCGTCCCGGATCACCGGGTCCCCCGACCTCTACCTCGACGACGGCCGCAAACCCTTCCACAGCATCAACTTCGTCACCTGCCACGACGGTTTCACCCTCGCCGACCTCGTCTCCTACACCGAGAAGAGCAACTGGGCCAACGGCGAGGAGAACCGCGACGGAGAGGGCCACAACCGGTCCTGGAACTGCGGGATCGAGGGACCGACCGACGACCCCGGCGTGCTGGCGCTGCGGGCCCGGCACCAGCGCAACCTGCTCGCCACGCTGCTGCTGTCGCAGGGCGTGCCGATGATCGGGCACGGCGACGAGCTGGGGCGCACCCAGCGCGGCAACAACAACGGCTACTGCCAGGACAACGAGCTGACCTGGATCGACTGGGACGGCATCGACGACGAACTGCTCGATTTCGTCCGCACCCTGACCGCGTTCCGCGCCCGGCACCAGGTCTTCCTGCGTCGGCGGTTCTTCACCGGGCTGCCCGTGCACAGCCGCAGCGCCGGGTCACCCGTACCCGACCTGGCGTGGTTCACCCCGGACGGCCGGGAGATGACCGGCGACGACTGGGGCAACGACTTCGGCCGGGCTGTTCTGCTCTTCGTCAACGGCGACGGGATCGGCGAGCGCAACCAGTACGGCCAGCGGCACCGCGACGACTCGTTCCTGCTCTGCTTCAACGCCCACCACGACCCGCTGGAGTTCCACGCGCCGCCCGTCGATTACGGACACGAGTGGCGCCGGGTCATCTCGACCGCCGAGTCGGACCCGCTGGACCAGCAGACCGTCGAGGCCGACAAGGCGATCACCGTGCCGCAGCACTCGCTGATCGTGTTGGAGCGGATCAGCCGGTAA